A part of Aegilops tauschii subsp. strangulata cultivar AL8/78 chromosome 2, Aet v6.0, whole genome shotgun sequence genomic DNA contains:
- the LOC109778465 gene encoding zingipain-2 isoform X2 codes for MANVLLSGLRGAKQLGQNFRSACRSLSSGQLVEPGYVFGRKCFGPDYGVTTSVGQYGLPKSVDWRKVPWLKIPVKDQRGCGNCYIQASLVGIGSLHSIITGINVELSSQHVLDANTITNSGCMGGTIPKVFDFVMRGGVVLESAYPYTGKRGFCQDIKAKGLTIEGWAQVAPAEEALMYAVAHQPVAVGVAAGIEFENYQYGVMNVPVDHGILNHAMLLIGYNATSWLLLNSWSEAWGIKGACRILRKSPNSDGSIGILSRAYLPLNPSFTTVRTRTESCPCYWSRTVRCPSVFA; via the exons ATGGCAAATGTTCTGCTATCTGGTCTCCGTGGAGCAAAACAGCTGGGGCAGAACTTCAGATCTGCATGCAGGTCTCTTTCATCAG GACAATTGGTCGAGCCCGGCTATGTCTTCGGTCGTAAATGTTTTGGGCCAG ATTACGGGGTTACCACCTCTGTTGGTCAATATGGACTGCCCAAGTCTGTGGACTGGAGAAAAGTCCCATGGCTTAAAATCCCAGTGAAAGATCAGCGTGGCTGTG GTAACTGCTATATTCAGGCATCTCTTGTTGGTATTGGGAGTCTTCATTCCATCATAACTGGAATAAACGTCGAACTTTCTAGCCAGCATGTTCTTGATGCGAATACTATAACTAATTCTGGATGCATGGGAGGCACAATACCAAAGGTCTTCGACTTTGTCATGAGGGGTGGAGTAGTCCTAGAATCTGCTTATCCATATACTGGGAAGAGGGGCTTTTGCCAGGATATTAAG GCTAAAGGTCTTACTATTGAGGGTTGGGCACAAGTCGCTCCAGCAGAAGAAGCTCTCATGTATGCTGTGGCCCATCAGCCAGTTGCCGTTGGAGTAGCTGCTGGGATAGAGTTTGAAAATTATCAATAT GGCGTTATGAATGTCCCAGTAGACCATGGAATTTTAAATCATGCAATGTTATTGATTGGATATAATGCCACTTCTTGGCTACTTCTGAATTCATGGAGTGAGGCATGGGGCATTAAAGGTGCTTGTCGGATCCTGAGGAAATCGCCAAATTCTGATGGATCTATTGGAATTTTATCTAGGGCCTATCTTCCCCTAAATCCATCTTTCACAACTGTCAGAACGAGAACAGAAAGTTGCCCTTGTTATTGGTCCAGGACGGTGAGGTGTCCGTCTGTCTTTGCTTA A
- the LOC109778465 gene encoding zingipain-2 isoform X1 produces MANVLLSGLRGAKQLGQNFRSACRSLSSGQLVEPGYVFGRKCFGPDYGVTTSVGQYGLPKSVDWRKVPWLKIPVKDQRGCGNCYIQASLVGIGSLHSIITGINVELSSQHVLDANTITNSGCMGGTIPKVFDFVMRGGVVLESAYPYTGKRGFCQDIKAKGLTIEGWAQVAPAEEALMYAVAHQPVAVGVAAGIEFENYQYGVMNVPVDHGILNHAMLLIGYNATSWLLLNSWSEAWGIKGACRILRKSPNSDGSIGILSRAYLPLNPSFTTVRTRTESCPCYWSRTVRNLLERMVPRQITEHFLPKFMAVDKCWITVSYLYA; encoded by the exons ATGGCAAATGTTCTGCTATCTGGTCTCCGTGGAGCAAAACAGCTGGGGCAGAACTTCAGATCTGCATGCAGGTCTCTTTCATCAG GACAATTGGTCGAGCCCGGCTATGTCTTCGGTCGTAAATGTTTTGGGCCAG ATTACGGGGTTACCACCTCTGTTGGTCAATATGGACTGCCCAAGTCTGTGGACTGGAGAAAAGTCCCATGGCTTAAAATCCCAGTGAAAGATCAGCGTGGCTGTG GTAACTGCTATATTCAGGCATCTCTTGTTGGTATTGGGAGTCTTCATTCCATCATAACTGGAATAAACGTCGAACTTTCTAGCCAGCATGTTCTTGATGCGAATACTATAACTAATTCTGGATGCATGGGAGGCACAATACCAAAGGTCTTCGACTTTGTCATGAGGGGTGGAGTAGTCCTAGAATCTGCTTATCCATATACTGGGAAGAGGGGCTTTTGCCAGGATATTAAG GCTAAAGGTCTTACTATTGAGGGTTGGGCACAAGTCGCTCCAGCAGAAGAAGCTCTCATGTATGCTGTGGCCCATCAGCCAGTTGCCGTTGGAGTAGCTGCTGGGATAGAGTTTGAAAATTATCAATAT GGCGTTATGAATGTCCCAGTAGACCATGGAATTTTAAATCATGCAATGTTATTGATTGGATATAATGCCACTTCTTGGCTACTTCTGAATTCATGGAGTGAGGCATGGGGCATTAAAGGTGCTTGTCGGATCCTGAGGAAATCGCCAAATTCTGATGGATCTATTGGAATTTTATCTAGGGCCTATCTTCCCCTAAATCCATCTTTCACAACTGTCAGAACGAGAACAGAAAGTTGCCCTTGTTATTGGTCCAGGACGGTGAG AAATCTCCTTGAACGAATGGTGCCAAGACAGATAACAGAGCACTTTTTGCCGAAGTTTATGGCCGTGGATAAGTGCTGGATTACTGTTAGTTACCTTTATGCATGA
- the LOC109778465 gene encoding zingipain-2 isoform X3 → MANVLLSGLRGAKQLGQNFRSACRSLSSGQLVEPGYVFGRKCFGPDYGVTTSVGQYGLPKSVDWRKVPWLKIPVKDQRGCGNCYIQASLVGIGSLHSIITGINVELSSQHVLDANTITNSGCMGGTIPKVFDFVMRGGVVLESAYPYTGKRGFCQDIKAKGLTIEGWAQVAPAEEALMYAVAHQPVAVGVAAGIEFENYQYGVMNVPVDHGILNHAMLLIGYNATSWLLLNSWSEAWGIKGACRILRKSPNSDGSIGILSRAYLPLNPSFTTVRTRTESCPCYWSRTKSP, encoded by the exons ATGGCAAATGTTCTGCTATCTGGTCTCCGTGGAGCAAAACAGCTGGGGCAGAACTTCAGATCTGCATGCAGGTCTCTTTCATCAG GACAATTGGTCGAGCCCGGCTATGTCTTCGGTCGTAAATGTTTTGGGCCAG ATTACGGGGTTACCACCTCTGTTGGTCAATATGGACTGCCCAAGTCTGTGGACTGGAGAAAAGTCCCATGGCTTAAAATCCCAGTGAAAGATCAGCGTGGCTGTG GTAACTGCTATATTCAGGCATCTCTTGTTGGTATTGGGAGTCTTCATTCCATCATAACTGGAATAAACGTCGAACTTTCTAGCCAGCATGTTCTTGATGCGAATACTATAACTAATTCTGGATGCATGGGAGGCACAATACCAAAGGTCTTCGACTTTGTCATGAGGGGTGGAGTAGTCCTAGAATCTGCTTATCCATATACTGGGAAGAGGGGCTTTTGCCAGGATATTAAG GCTAAAGGTCTTACTATTGAGGGTTGGGCACAAGTCGCTCCAGCAGAAGAAGCTCTCATGTATGCTGTGGCCCATCAGCCAGTTGCCGTTGGAGTAGCTGCTGGGATAGAGTTTGAAAATTATCAATAT GGCGTTATGAATGTCCCAGTAGACCATGGAATTTTAAATCATGCAATGTTATTGATTGGATATAATGCCACTTCTTGGCTACTTCTGAATTCATGGAGTGAGGCATGGGGCATTAAAGGTGCTTGTCGGATCCTGAGGAAATCGCCAAATTCTGATGGATCTATTGGAATTTTATCTAGGGCCTATCTTCCCCTAAATCCATCTTTCACAACTGTCAGAACGAGAACAGAAAGTTGCCCTTGTTATTGGTCCAGGACG AAATCTCCTTGA